A portion of the Anabas testudineus chromosome 22, fAnaTes1.2, whole genome shotgun sequence genome contains these proteins:
- the LOC113148658 gene encoding protein yippee-like 5, with protein sequence MGRIFLDHIGGTRLFSCANCDTILTNRSELISTRFTGATGRAFLFNKVVNLQYSEVQDRVMLTGRHMVRDVSCKNCNSKLGWIYEFATEDSQRYKEGRVILERALVRESEGFEEHVPSDNS encoded by the exons ATGGGACGTATCTTCCTGGACCACATCGGTGGGACCCGTCTCTTCTCCTGTGCCAACTGTGACACCATCCTGACCAATAGGTCTGAGCTTATTTCCACCCGATTCACAGGAGCCACTGGCAGAGCTTTCCTCTTTAATAAG GTGGTGAACCTGCAGTACAGCGAGGTGCAGGACAGAGTGATGCTCACTGGCAGGCACATGGTGAGAGATGTCAGCTGCAAGAACTGCAATAGCAAGTTGGGTTGGATCTACGAGTTTGCTACTGAAGACAGTCAGCGATACAAGGAGGGTCGTGTCATCCTGGAGAGGGCGCTGGTTCGGGAGAGTGAGGGCTTTGAAGAGCACGTCCCGTCGGACAACTCATGA